One genomic segment of Impatiens glandulifera chromosome 6, dImpGla2.1, whole genome shotgun sequence includes these proteins:
- the LOC124943794 gene encoding subtilisin-like protease SBT4.3 — MEEMKNYPFVSDWVEDPLHKVHIIYMGSLPEGEYLARSNHISMLQDIGHNKMTSEKTLIRSYTRSFNGFVANLNSREVLKLKATKGVVSIFKRQQLQLQTTRSWDYIGLSLNVSRNPIIESDIIIGHFDGGVTPESHSFSDHGLSPVPTKWKGVCDGGKDFVCNRKIIGARAYDIDDKSARDESGHGTHTASTAAGRVLGNTSFFGIANGTARGGVPSARIAVYKVCRAFCFNDYVLAAFDDAIADNVNIITISIGGNVRYPKLSNDAIAIGSFHAIEKGILTVKSAGNEGKFGFGKTDSFAPWVFTVAASTDRTVKNKLILENGKTLMSTTVNAFEMQNNTNLLYGRSVGLRCNESSAMQCTPDCVDPHLVKGKIIICDSLETSFVSAISTAESVGASGVVLRTNETSEYGSIVALPTAILDDSDFLYLTSYLNSKTVHLGRITKSEMVENNTPLIASYSSRGPNRIFPQILKPDITAPGTNILAAFLRSSNPSSFPSDSKTFKTNYTFNTGTSMACPHVAGAVAYVKSKHPDWSSSAIKSSLMTSAWNMNSNYNLDNELGHGAGHVDPVKALNPGLVYETSIDDYFKLFCSLGTEGDKLIKMFKGKNKCPKGVTTSSPKDLNYPTMTTSVHKNSNFTVTFLRVVTNVGNSNSTYHAETVTGDSMVHVSVEPSILSFVNLKEKKSFLVTVSGKWLNQNHISCSLTWSDGTHRVRSPILLYESSLI, encoded by the exons ATGGAGGAAATGAAAAATTATCCTTTTGTATCAGATTGGGTAGAAGATCCACTGCACAAg gtACACATCATTTATATGGGAAGCCTTCCAGAAGGAGAATACTTAGCTCGTTCCAACCATATAAGCATGCTCCAAGATATAGGCCATAACAAAAT GACTTCggaaaaaacattaataagaaGTTATACGAGAAGTTTTAATGGTTTTGTTGCGAATCTCAATTCACGTGAAGTATTAAAGTTGAAAG CTACAAAAGGTGTTGTATCTATTTTCAAAAGACAACAATTGCAACTTCAGACCACAAGATCTTGGGATTATATTGGTTTGTCACTAAATGTTTCGCGAAATCCAATTATTGAGAGTGATATTATAATTGGACACTTTGACGGCGGTGTAACACCCGAGTCACATAGTTTTTCGGATCACGGTTTAAGCCCTGTACCTACAAAATGGAAAGGTGTCTGTGATGGTGGAAAAGACTTCGTCTGTAACAG AAAGATAATTGGAGCGAGGGCCTACGACATAGATGATAAGTCCGCAAGGGATGAGAGTGGACATGGGACTCATACGGCCTCTACGGCTGCGGGAAGGGTATTGGGAAACACTAGTTTTTTTGGGATAGCAAACGGAACTGCTAGAGGAGGAGTCCCATCGGCAAGGATTGCTGTGTATAAAGTGTGTAGAGCCTTTTGTTTTAATGATTATGTGTTGGCTGCCTTTGATGATGCAATTGCAGACAATGTTAACATTATTACCATTTCTATTGGTGGTAATGTTCGATACCCAAAGTTGAGTAACGATGCGATTGCTATTGGATCATTTCATGCAATAGAAAAGGGTATTTTAACTGTAAAATCTGCGGGAAATGAAGGAAAATTCGGTTTCGGAAAGACAGACAGCTTTGCGCCATGGGTTTTCACAGTAGCCGCAAGTACCGACAGAACAGTAAAAAACAAACTTATCCTTGAAAATGGTAAAACACTCATG AGTACTACCGTGAATGCTTTTGAAATGCAAAACAACACAAATTTGTTGTATGGAAGAAGTGTCGGCCTTAGATGCAATGAATCAAGTGCCat GCAATGCACGCCCGATTGTGTAGATCCTCACTTGGTGAAGGGAAAAATCATAATATGCGATTCTTTGGAAACATCATTTGTTTCGGCTATTTCAACTGCAGAAAGTGTCGGTGCAAGCGGGGTTGTTCTTCGAACAAATGAAACATCAGAATATGGTTCAATTGTAGCCCTACCCACTGCGATATTGGATGACTCTGACTTTCTGTATCTTACATCTTACCTCAATTCCAAAACGGTGCACTTGGGGCGCATAACGAAGAGTGAGATGGTTGAGAATAATACGCCTTTAATCGCTTCTTATTCGAGCAGAGGACCTAATAGAATTTTTCCACAAATTTTGAag CCTGATATAACCGCGCCAGGCACAAATATTTTAGCGGCATTTCTTCGATCATCGAATCCTTCGTCCTTTCCATCAGATTCTAAAACATTCAAGACTAATTACACTTTCAATACTGGAACTTCAATGGCGTGTCCACATGTTGCTGGTGCAGTAGCCTATGTGAAATCAAAACATCCTGATTGGTCTTCTTCTGCCATCAAATCTTCACTCATGACTTCtg CTTGGAATATGaattcaaattacaatttggACAATGAACTTGGCCACGGAGCAGGGCATGTTGATCCAGTGAAAGCTCTAAATCCCGGGCTTGTGTATGAGACATCTATAGACGACTATTTCAAATTGTTTTGTAGTCTCGGCACAGAAGGagataaattgataaaaatgttCAAAGGAAAAAATAAGTGTCCAAAGGGGGTTACAACATCATCTCCAAAAGATCTCAATTACCCAACAATGACTACATCGGTGCATAAGAACTCGAATTTCACCGTTACATTCTTGAGAGTTGTCACAAATGTTGGAAATAGTAACTCTACATATCACGCCGAAACCGTTACGGGTGATAGCATGGTCCATGTTAGTGTGGAGCCAAGCATCCTCTCTTTTGTTAATCTGAAAGAGAAGAAATCTTTTTTGGTGACCGTTAGTGGAAAGTGGTTAAAccaaaatcatatttcatgttCTTTAACCTGGTCTGACGGTACTCATAGAGTTAGAAGCCCAATTCTCTTGTATGAGTCAtcattgatttga